Proteins from one Parvibaculum lavamentivorans DS-1 genomic window:
- a CDS encoding precorrin-2 dehydrogenase/sirohydrochlorin ferrochelatase family protein: protein MFPILIDLASLKVVLVAEGEVAEKRLAALDAAGAAHLEVYSQAPTATLAKQAGKRLKGARPASEALQEAHIVFLAGLDDRESAALAGKARAAGRLVNTEDVKPLCDFHVPSILRRGDLTISVSTGGKSPGLARRLRRHLEGLFGPEWAGRLDELGRQRKAWRAEGIEIAEIGRRVDAYIEEKGWLS, encoded by the coding sequence ATGTTTCCGATCCTGATCGATCTTGCCTCCCTGAAAGTGGTCCTTGTCGCCGAAGGCGAAGTGGCTGAAAAGCGTCTCGCCGCGCTCGATGCAGCGGGGGCGGCCCATCTCGAGGTCTATTCGCAGGCGCCCACGGCGACGCTGGCGAAGCAGGCGGGAAAGCGGCTCAAGGGCGCGCGCCCCGCTTCGGAAGCCCTTCAGGAGGCTCATATCGTCTTCCTGGCGGGTCTTGACGACAGGGAGAGTGCCGCGCTGGCGGGCAAGGCGAGGGCCGCAGGGCGCCTCGTGAATACGGAAGATGTGAAGCCGCTCTGCGACTTTCATGTTCCCTCGATCCTCAGGCGCGGCGATCTCACGATCTCCGTGTCGACCGGCGGCAAGTCCCCCGGTCTCGCACGGCGGCTGAGGCGGCACCTGGAGGGTCTCTTCGGACCTGAATGGGCCGGGCGGCTCGATGAACTCGGCCGGCAGCGCAAGGCATGGCGCGCCGAAGGCATCGAAATCGCGGAAATCGGCCGCAGGGTCGATGCCTATATCGAAGAGAAAGGCTGGCTGTCATGA